A window of the Hordeum vulgare subsp. vulgare chromosome 5H, MorexV3_pseudomolecules_assembly, whole genome shotgun sequence genome harbors these coding sequences:
- the LOC123398360 gene encoding transcription factor bHLH30-like encodes MWEGGVHGSHQDAARLLPPWLGGPAAFADPVVGAAASGAGFGVGGYACDVVGQAGVFGFGFEAGVVAAQQQQRAAEAAAAGGSKAVVVSGLLGSLQAELGRMNAGEIMDAKALAASRSHSEAERRRRQRINGHLARLRSLLPNTTKTDKASLLAEVLEHVKELKRQTSAMTMMAAAAVGGDEDDDGGPVQMLPTEADELGVDAAEDGDGRLVVRASLCCEDRPDLIPDIIRALAALRLRAHRAEITTLGGRVRSVLLITAEEGEEADDEGGRVSGDGIDEECAASHRRHECIASVQEALRGVMDRRAACSNDTSSSGGGGGGSIKRQRMNYGAHEQCSA; translated from the exons ATGTGGGAAGGGGGCGTGCACGGGAGCCACCAGGACGCCGCGCGCCTGCTGCCCCCCTGGCTCGGTGGCCCGGCCGCGTTCGCCGACCCCGTCGTCGGCGCCGCGGCGTCTGGGGCCGGCTTCGGGGTCGGCGGCTACGCGTGCGACGTCGTCGGGCAGGCCGGGGTGTTCGGGTTCGGGTTCGAGGCGGGCGTCGTcgcggcgcagcagcagcagcgcgcggcggaggcggcggcggccggaggcaGCAAGGCCGTCGTCGTGTCCGGGCTGCTCGGGAGCCTGCAGGCGGAGCTGGGCCGGATGAACGCCGGGGAGATCATGGACGCCAAGGCGCTCGCCGCGTCGCGGAGCCACAGCGAGGCCGAGCGCCGCCGCCGGCAGCGGATCAACGGCCACCTCGCCAGGCTCCGCAGCCTCCTCCCCAACACCACCAAG ACGGACAAGGCGTCGCTGCTTGCCGAGGTGCTGGAGCACGTCAAGGAGCTGAAGCGGCAGACCTCGGCGATGACCATGATGGCGGCTGCTGCTGTTGGGGGCGACGAAGATGACGATGGCGGGCCGGTGCAGATGCTGCCGACGGAGGCCGACGAGCTGGGCGTCGACGCGGCGGAAGACGGGGATGGGCGGCTCGTGGTGCGGGCGTCGCTGTGCTGCGAGGACCGCCCGGACCTCATCCCCGACATCATCCGGGCGCTCGCGGCGCTCCGGCTACGCGCCCACCGGGCGGAGATCACCACGCTGGGCGGGCGCGTCCGGAGCGTGCTCCTCATCACGGCGGAGGAGGGCGAGGAGGCCGATGATGAGGGCGGACGCGTGAGCGGAGACGGCATCGACGAGGAGTGCGCCGCCTCTCACCGGAGGCACGAGTGCATCGCGTCGGTCCAGGAGGCACTGCGCGGCGTCATGGACCGCAGGGCGGCGTGCAGCAACGACACGTCGTCTtccggcggtggcggtggcgggagCATCAAGAGGCAGCGCATGAACTACGGGGCGCATGAGCAGTGCTCGGCTTAG